The proteins below are encoded in one region of Pontibacter deserti:
- a CDS encoding PIG-L family deacetylase — MKLLSLVFRLVLAFCILVASTAIIHAQAPAKASSADILHKLKKLNVLGTVLYVAAHPDDENTRLITYLSNEKLYNTGYLSITRGDGGQNLIGPEISEGLGIIRTQELLQARRTDGGVQFFTRANDFGFSKNAEETFRIWEKEQVLADMVWVIRNFRPDVMITRFPPDERAGHGQHTASAILAEEAFTAAADPKRFPEQLKYVEVWQPKRLLWNTGVWSFGSQTEFDKYVDKLLKVDVGGYNPLLGESYGEIAAASRSMHKSQGFGASAARGTSIEYLQHTKGTKADKELLEGISTSWNRVKGSDKVEKLIQKAIDSYKPTEPSTIVPTLLVARKELQKLPDNHWKKLKTEAINEVIQDALGLYLEVTAADYAVTPGQPVAFNIEAINRSAIPVTLKSVNYKFAAKDTTLQNEFSANNLFKYSTTIKLPATMAYSQPYWLRKTGTLGMFAVDGLDNVGKPENDPAAQVIFNLTVAGEPLEVTVPVVYKRTDPVEGEVYRPFVVTPPVFVNVAEGVYMFADQEPKQVNVRVKAGRANVSGNVVLSLPKGWKVEPESIAFNLQTKGAEQNAAFTVTPPKGQHEAELKAIATIDGKKYNQSLNEISYSHIPAQITFPEATAKIVKLDLKKDGQKIGYVMGAGDDIPTSLRQIGYDVTMLRDSDMRLNYLQQFDAIILGVRAYNTVDRLKHHQPTLMEYVKIGGNLIVQYNTNHALVMPNIGPYQLKLSRDRVTVEEAEVRFLKPNHPVLNLPNKITKKDFEGWVQERGLYFPNEWSPEYEAILSSNDPGEPARDGGLLVAKYGKGNYIYTGYSWFRELPAGVPGAYRLFVNLISLGRNNGSGNAAKSSIK; from the coding sequence ATGAAACTCTTGTCTTTAGTATTCCGGCTGGTGCTTGCATTCTGCATTTTAGTTGCTTCTACTGCAATCATACATGCACAGGCTCCTGCCAAAGCTTCATCGGCTGATATTCTGCACAAGCTCAAAAAACTGAACGTGCTTGGGACGGTGCTATATGTGGCCGCACACCCCGACGATGAAAACACCCGCCTGATAACCTACCTGAGTAACGAGAAACTTTACAACACAGGCTACTTATCTATAACCCGCGGCGATGGTGGCCAGAACCTGATCGGGCCGGAGATAAGTGAAGGTTTGGGCATAATACGCACACAAGAGTTGTTGCAGGCCCGCCGCACTGATGGCGGGGTGCAGTTCTTTACCCGCGCCAACGACTTTGGTTTTTCTAAAAATGCAGAAGAAACATTCCGTATCTGGGAGAAGGAACAGGTGCTGGCCGATATGGTCTGGGTTATCCGAAACTTCAGACCGGATGTGATGATCACTCGTTTCCCGCCAGATGAGCGTGCTGGCCACGGGCAACACACAGCCTCGGCTATACTTGCCGAAGAAGCCTTTACAGCTGCTGCCGACCCGAAGCGTTTCCCGGAACAACTGAAATATGTGGAAGTATGGCAACCGAAACGTTTGCTTTGGAATACAGGCGTATGGTCGTTTGGCAGCCAGACCGAGTTTGATAAGTATGTAGATAAACTGCTGAAAGTGGATGTGGGTGGCTATAATCCGTTGCTGGGCGAATCGTATGGCGAAATTGCGGCGGCCAGCCGAAGCATGCACAAAAGCCAGGGGTTTGGGGCATCAGCGGCACGCGGCACAAGTATAGAATACCTGCAACACACCAAAGGCACCAAAGCCGATAAAGAATTACTGGAAGGCATAAGCACTAGCTGGAACCGTGTAAAAGGCAGCGATAAAGTAGAAAAGTTAATTCAGAAAGCGATTGATAGCTATAAGCCAACTGAGCCTTCAACTATAGTTCCGACTTTATTGGTTGCCCGAAAAGAGCTTCAGAAGTTACCAGATAACCACTGGAAAAAACTAAAGACCGAAGCGATAAACGAAGTGATTCAGGATGCACTGGGTTTATACTTAGAGGTAACAGCTGCCGATTATGCCGTTACTCCCGGCCAGCCTGTAGCTTTTAACATCGAGGCTATTAACCGTTCAGCAATACCGGTAACTCTAAAATCGGTCAACTATAAATTTGCTGCAAAGGATACCACCTTGCAAAATGAGTTTTCAGCCAACAACCTGTTTAAATACAGCACCACAATAAAACTGCCGGCAACTATGGCTTATTCTCAACCTTACTGGCTACGAAAGACAGGCACGTTAGGTATGTTTGCAGTGGATGGCCTGGATAATGTGGGCAAGCCTGAGAATGACCCTGCTGCGCAGGTAATTTTTAACTTAACAGTAGCAGGTGAGCCTTTGGAAGTAACAGTACCGGTAGTATACAAACGCACCGACCCTGTGGAAGGAGAAGTGTACCGACCATTTGTAGTAACGCCTCCTGTATTTGTGAATGTTGCCGAAGGGGTATACATGTTTGCCGACCAGGAGCCGAAGCAGGTAAATGTGCGCGTAAAAGCCGGAAGAGCTAATGTATCAGGGAATGTAGTATTAAGTTTACCAAAAGGCTGGAAAGTGGAGCCGGAAAGTATAGCTTTTAACCTTCAGACCAAAGGGGCAGAGCAAAATGCTGCATTTACAGTGACGCCACCTAAAGGACAGCACGAAGCAGAACTAAAAGCCATCGCAACTATAGACGGAAAGAAGTATAACCAGAGCCTGAACGAGATCAGCTATAGCCACATACCTGCGCAAATCACTTTCCCGGAGGCAACGGCCAAAATCGTGAAGCTAGACCTGAAAAAGGACGGACAGAAAATTGGTTATGTGATGGGTGCCGGCGACGACATACCTACCAGCCTTCGCCAGATCGGTTACGACGTAACCATGCTCCGTGACAGCGATATGCGCCTTAATTACCTACAACAGTTCGATGCGATTATACTTGGTGTGCGTGCTTACAATACCGTAGACAGGTTAAAACATCATCAGCCAACTTTAATGGAATATGTGAAGATCGGTGGTAACCTGATTGTGCAGTATAATACCAACCATGCGCTGGTGATGCCAAATATAGGGCCATATCAACTCAAACTTTCCCGGGACAGAGTAACTGTGGAAGAAGCCGAAGTACGCTTCCTGAAACCAAACCACCCGGTGCTGAACCTTCCAAACAAGATCACCAAGAAGGATTTTGAAGGTTGGGTGCAGGAGCGTGGCTTATACTTTCCGAACGAGTGGAGCCCGGAATACGAAGCTATACTTTCCTCGAACGACCCGGGCGAGCCTGCCCGTGATGGTGGTTTGCTGGTAGCCAAGTATGGTAAAGGCAACTACATTTATACCGGCTACTCATGGTTCAGGGAGTTGCCTGCCGGTGTGCCGGGTGCTTACCGCCTGTTCGTAAACCTGATCTCGCTGGGCAGAAACAACGGCTCCGGCAATGCAGCTAAATCAAGTATAAAATAG